The sequence CAACAAGGGGCTTCAGTCGGGCGATGTGGCTCACATCTCCATGCCGAGCATCTTTCCAACGGTGTGGACGTCCTTGTCTCCGCGCCCGGAGAAATTGACGATCATGATCTGGTCCTTGCCCATGGTGGGTGCAAGCTTGATCGCATGGGCAATCGCATGGGCCGATTCCAGCGCCGGGATGATGCCCTCAAGCCGCGTCGTCATCTGGAACGCCTCGATCGCCTCATCGTCCAGAATGGGCGAATAGATCACACGGCCCGTATCCTTCAGCCAGCTGTGCTCCGGCCCGACACCGGGATAGTCGAGCCCGGCAGAGACCGAATGCCCGTCGAGGATCTGCCCGTCCTCATTCTGCAGAAGATAGGTGCGGTTGCCATGCAGCACGCCGGGGCGCCCCGCCGTCATGGAGGCGCAGTGCTCCTCGCCCTCCAGCCCGTGCCCGCCGGCCTCCACACCGTGGATTTCCACCTGGCGGTCATCGAGGAAGGGATGGAACAGGCCGATGGCGTTCGAGCCGCCGCCCACCGCCGCCACGATGGCGTCGGGCAGCCGGCCTTCCAGCTCCTGTATCTGTTCACGCGCTTCCGTGCCGATCACCGATTGCAGCTCGCGCACCAGCTCGGGATAGGGATGCGGGCCTGCCGCCGTGCCGATCAGGTAATAGGTGTCTTCAACATTGGTCACCCAGTCACGCAGCGCCTCGTTCATGGCATCTTTCAGCGTGCCATGCCCGGAGGACACCGGCTTCACCTCGGCGCCCAGAAGGTTCATGCGGAAGACATTCGGCTTCTGCCGCTCCACGTCTGTCGCGCCCATATAGACAATGCAGGGCAGGCCGAAGCGGGCGGCCACCGTGGCCGACGCCACGCCATGCTGGCCGGCGCCGGTCTCGGCGATGATGCGGGTCTTGCCCATGCGCTTGGCGAGCAGGATCTGGCCGAGGCAATTGTTGATCTTGTGCGAGCCGGTGTGGTTCAGATCCTCACGCTTGAAGTAGATCTTCGCGCCGCCCAGATGCTCGGTCAGGCGTTCGGCGA comes from Nitratireductor kimnyeongensis and encodes:
- the trpB gene encoding tryptophan synthase subunit beta codes for the protein VAETLMPLILDLEKHWNEAKDDPAFRAELDSLGRHYTGRPSPLYFAERLTEHLGGAKIYFKREDLNHTGSHKINNCLGQILLAKRMGKTRIIAETGAGQHGVASATVAARFGLPCIVYMGATDVERQKPNVFRMNLLGAEVKPVSSGHGTLKDAMNEALRDWVTNVEDTYYLIGTAAGPHPYPELVRELQSVIGTEAREQIQELEGRLPDAIVAAVGGGSNAIGLFHPFLDDRQVEIHGVEAGGHGLEGEEHCASMTAGRPGVLHGNRTYLLQNEDGQILDGHSVSAGLDYPGVGPEHSWLKDTGRVIYSPILDDEAIEAFQMTTRLEGIIPALESAHAIAHAIKLAPTMGKDQIMIVNFSGRGDKDVHTVGKMLGMEM